The following are encoded in a window of Rubellicoccus peritrichatus genomic DNA:
- the lpxK gene encoding tetraacyldisaccharide 4'-kinase — MQTGRLHKVSLSQATDIDDDYPEGWKERFERFEQFTIDVIYGRRSGWRESLWGSFLKALSYIFAGIVRLRHFLYDHRVLRDQPLGCLVVVVGNLTVGGTGKTPVVEKFARALQARGRKVAILSRGYGSKPEKKHRKFLRWLTKEEAPPPKIVSDGETVLLESDKAGDEPYMLAQNLPGVIVLVDKNRVKAGEYAIKRFECDTLLLDDGFQYLPLRGQLNLLMVDKGDPFGNRNMLPRGILREPVKHLKRASYVFLTKSDGKPDPELEATIRRHKPDTEIIECTHEPKFLQPIFDSGRIELEALKGKRVAAFSGIAVPESFERFLDDLGAELVYVQRFLDHHRFSAVELQRFFEHARASEADMVVTTEKDAVRIQEEWVTDTIPFLFLRLEVEIIAGVKDFNEAVSRICFPKKDMRATRAPFVR, encoded by the coding sequence ATGCAAACAGGCCGCTTGCATAAAGTTTCATTGAGCCAGGCTACTGACATTGATGATGATTACCCAGAGGGCTGGAAGGAGCGTTTTGAGCGCTTTGAGCAGTTCACTATAGATGTTATCTACGGGCGACGCAGTGGTTGGCGTGAAAGTTTATGGGGCAGTTTCCTCAAGGCACTTTCCTATATTTTTGCTGGAATTGTTCGCCTGCGACACTTTCTTTACGACCATCGTGTGCTCCGGGATCAGCCTCTGGGCTGCCTTGTTGTGGTAGTGGGAAATCTCACTGTTGGAGGCACCGGAAAGACGCCTGTTGTGGAAAAATTTGCACGGGCACTTCAGGCGCGGGGACGCAAGGTTGCAATCCTTAGTAGGGGTTATGGTAGCAAGCCGGAAAAGAAACATCGCAAGTTTCTGCGCTGGCTGACCAAGGAAGAAGCCCCACCGCCCAAGATCGTCAGTGATGGAGAGACCGTTTTACTTGAGTCGGACAAGGCGGGTGATGAGCCCTACATGCTGGCCCAAAATTTGCCGGGTGTTATCGTCCTGGTGGATAAAAACCGGGTTAAAGCAGGCGAATATGCGATCAAGCGCTTTGAGTGTGATACGCTGCTGCTGGACGATGGCTTTCAGTACCTGCCCCTTCGTGGACAATTGAATCTGCTGATGGTGGATAAGGGTGATCCCTTCGGGAACCGGAACATGCTGCCGCGCGGTATTCTGAGGGAGCCGGTCAAGCACCTCAAGCGGGCGTCTTATGTTTTCCTGACCAAGTCGGATGGAAAGCCGGACCCGGAACTTGAGGCGACAATCCGGCGACACAAACCAGATACTGAAATCATTGAATGCACCCATGAGCCTAAGTTCCTGCAGCCTATTTTCGATTCAGGCCGGATCGAGCTGGAGGCTTTGAAGGGTAAGCGTGTGGCCGCATTCAGTGGTATTGCGGTTCCCGAAAGCTTTGAGCGCTTTCTGGACGATCTTGGGGCCGAGCTGGTTTATGTGCAGCGCTTTTTGGATCACCATCGGTTTAGTGCAGTTGAGCTCCAGCGTTTTTTTGAGCACGCGAGGGCGTCTGAGGCGGACATGGTCGTGACGACTGAAAAGGACGCAGTCCGCATACAGGAGGAGTGGGTTACGGATACCATCCCGTTTCTTTTTCTTCGCCTTGAGGTTGAGATCATCGCAGGTGTCAAGGACTTCAATGAAGCGGTTTC
- a CDS encoding DNA topoisomerase III, whose protein sequence is MPEKTLIIAEKPSVATDLARVLGKVPKNGDFFENDEYVISSAVGHLVELIMPEEIDKTYKRWTLTDLPIVPKKFKLRPIDRTKAKFQELKKLIKREDVTTVVNACDAGREGELIFTYINELANGKKPVKRLWMSSMTPDAIRTAFANLREADEMQPLQDAARSRSEADWLIGINGTRGATVQFGRRGGTAATVGRVQTPTLSIVFQRELDIRNFVPRDYWRLVADFGIHSGEYQGYYQKPDFKKGDDEHDRADRLWEKEDAEKIFEAVTNGGDAEVTETKKRTKQIAPRLYDLTSLQREANSRYGFPAGMTLNIAQALYEKHKMTTYPRTSSRALPEDYGPTVRNTLSQLEGDYTPHAQKALDNDWVHTGNKRIFNNAQVTDHFAIIPTEVKPKKLQEKEEKIYDMIVRRFIAVFYPHAEFDVTTRMSVVAEHTFKTEGKVLAVPGWLDVYGKATHDKDTLAPLSPEDGEPAKAKVINVEMEEDQTRPPPRYTEATLLAAMEGAGKLVEDEELAEAMKETGLGTPATRASTIDHLIKEKYMLREGREIVPTTKAEGLMQFLKAFKIETLTSPALTGEWEHKLRDVEAGKMSRDQFMQGITEMTDDMIKKLNSPPPKQKSSIKSPTDDDFLMEDHRSWHSQDTIEVRGRSIPSLAVNKVIGNRKMTPEEVALLIEKREIGPLDGFMSRSGKAFSAMLKMVQKDNGSLRVELDFGENGEGDGDIDLTQYPVIAQAPDGTNVHETPNAYISEGKDKKGKPSFRMSRNMLGKTLSPDDIKKLLSDKKTDLIKGFRSNRTKRLFDAFLVLKDGGGIGFEFPPRAPKKKAAKKSAKNKTAKKAAEAETSE, encoded by the coding sequence ATGCCCGAAAAAACTCTGATCATCGCTGAGAAACCAAGTGTCGCGACTGACCTGGCCCGTGTCTTGGGCAAGGTTCCTAAGAACGGAGATTTTTTCGAGAACGATGAATACGTCATCAGTTCGGCAGTTGGTCACCTCGTTGAGCTGATCATGCCCGAGGAGATTGACAAAACTTACAAGCGCTGGACGCTGACGGATTTGCCGATCGTCCCAAAGAAATTCAAGCTAAGACCAATTGACCGGACGAAGGCAAAGTTTCAAGAGCTCAAAAAACTGATCAAGCGCGAAGACGTCACGACTGTTGTCAATGCTTGTGACGCCGGTCGCGAAGGAGAGCTGATCTTTACCTATATCAACGAACTGGCAAACGGCAAAAAGCCCGTCAAGCGCCTTTGGATGTCTTCCATGACGCCCGACGCGATCCGGACGGCGTTTGCCAACCTGCGTGAAGCAGACGAAATGCAACCCCTTCAGGATGCAGCCCGCTCCCGTTCTGAAGCCGACTGGTTGATCGGCATCAACGGCACTCGTGGTGCTACCGTTCAGTTTGGGCGACGCGGAGGCACTGCCGCAACTGTTGGCCGTGTGCAGACCCCCACCCTATCCATTGTTTTCCAACGCGAGCTCGATATCCGCAACTTTGTTCCCCGCGACTACTGGCGACTTGTGGCAGACTTCGGGATTCATTCCGGAGAATATCAAGGCTACTACCAGAAGCCGGATTTCAAAAAGGGTGACGACGAACATGACCGCGCTGACCGACTCTGGGAAAAGGAAGATGCAGAGAAAATTTTTGAAGCTGTCACCAATGGAGGCGATGCAGAAGTCACCGAAACCAAAAAGCGCACCAAACAAATCGCCCCACGGCTCTATGATTTGACCAGTCTGCAGCGCGAGGCCAATAGCCGCTACGGTTTTCCTGCCGGGATGACCCTCAATATCGCGCAAGCTCTCTACGAGAAGCACAAGATGACGACCTATCCCCGTACGTCATCCCGTGCCCTGCCGGAAGATTACGGCCCTACCGTTCGTAATACCCTTTCGCAGCTCGAGGGAGATTACACTCCACATGCCCAAAAGGCACTCGACAACGACTGGGTGCACACCGGCAACAAACGCATTTTCAACAACGCGCAGGTCACGGATCACTTCGCCATCATACCGACCGAAGTGAAGCCCAAGAAGCTCCAGGAAAAAGAAGAGAAGATTTACGACATGATCGTCCGGCGCTTCATTGCCGTCTTCTATCCTCATGCAGAATTTGACGTAACCACCCGCATGAGTGTCGTTGCGGAGCACACTTTCAAAACCGAGGGTAAAGTCCTCGCTGTTCCGGGTTGGCTGGATGTTTACGGAAAAGCCACCCACGACAAAGACACACTGGCACCACTTTCTCCTGAAGATGGTGAACCGGCCAAAGCCAAGGTCATTAATGTCGAGATGGAAGAGGACCAAACTCGGCCTCCACCTCGCTACACAGAGGCTACACTGCTGGCTGCGATGGAAGGGGCTGGTAAACTGGTTGAAGACGAAGAGCTGGCCGAGGCAATGAAAGAAACAGGCCTGGGGACACCAGCCACGCGTGCCTCCACCATCGACCACTTGATCAAGGAGAAATACATGCTCCGTGAGGGCAGGGAAATTGTTCCGACGACCAAGGCCGAAGGCCTCATGCAATTCCTCAAAGCTTTTAAAATCGAAACGCTGACCAGTCCGGCACTCACTGGAGAATGGGAGCACAAGCTTCGCGATGTTGAAGCAGGAAAAATGTCACGGGATCAATTCATGCAGGGCATCACTGAAATGACTGATGACATGATCAAGAAGCTTAACTCTCCACCGCCCAAACAAAAGTCGTCAATCAAATCGCCAACCGATGACGACTTCCTGATGGAAGACCACCGTTCCTGGCATTCGCAGGACACGATTGAAGTACGCGGAAGGTCCATCCCTTCCCTGGCTGTTAACAAAGTCATCGGTAACCGCAAGATGACTCCGGAGGAAGTGGCTCTGTTGATCGAGAAAAGAGAAATCGGCCCGCTCGACGGCTTTATGTCCCGTTCAGGAAAGGCTTTTTCAGCCATGCTGAAAATGGTGCAAAAAGACAACGGCAGCCTGCGAGTCGAACTCGACTTTGGTGAGAATGGCGAAGGTGACGGAGATATCGACCTGACCCAGTATCCAGTCATCGCACAAGCGCCTGACGGAACCAATGTCCACGAAACGCCCAATGCCTATATTTCAGAAGGCAAAGACAAGAAGGGTAAGCCCAGCTTCCGCATGAGCCGTAACATGCTCGGCAAAACATTATCACCGGATGACATAAAGAAGCTGTTAAGCGACAAGAAGACAGACTTGATCAAGGGCTTCCGCAGTAACCGAACCAAACGACTTTTCGACGCCTTTCTCGTCTTGAAGGATGGTGGCGGTATTGGTTTTGAATTCCCACCGCGCGCTCCCAAAAAGAAGGCAGCCAAAAAATCGGCAAAAAACAAGACGGCAAAGAAAGCCGCTGAAGCTGAAACGAGTGAGTAA
- a CDS encoding alanine--glyoxylate aminotransferase family protein — protein sequence MSYKLFIPGPVEVSDKTYKAMTTPVVGHRSKDFVELFQEVQPGLQSLFATKDPVYISTSSAWGVMEGSIRNLCAKKTLNCMSGAFSDKWFDVTKRCGKEAGALQFEWGEPVDPEAVRRELSTGAYDVITIIHNETSTGTMNPLKAIMDVVREFPDVISVVDTVSSFSVVSLPKDEWGIDVILTGSQKALALPPGLSLLSVSERAMERAKQIPDRGYYFDFVEFQKNYEKGMTPSTPVIPLIYGLRSKLEDIFAEGVENRFARHERLNNLTRAWVEKNGFELLPPAEFGSKSLCCVKNTRDLDIAGLNSALKERHNCVIDGGYGKLKGKTFRISNMGDETDETISELLANLDGLLPEFLPA from the coding sequence GTGAGTTATAAGCTATTTATTCCCGGCCCAGTTGAGGTCTCAGACAAAACCTACAAGGCGATGACGACTCCAGTCGTCGGTCACCGCAGCAAAGACTTCGTTGAGCTTTTTCAGGAAGTCCAGCCAGGACTTCAGTCACTCTTTGCGACCAAAGATCCTGTCTATATAAGTACCAGCAGTGCCTGGGGAGTGATGGAAGGCTCCATCCGCAATCTATGTGCAAAGAAAACACTCAATTGCATGAGCGGGGCTTTTTCGGACAAATGGTTCGACGTCACCAAGCGCTGTGGAAAAGAAGCCGGTGCGCTCCAATTCGAATGGGGCGAGCCTGTCGACCCCGAAGCGGTTCGTCGTGAATTATCGACTGGAGCTTACGATGTCATTACGATCATCCACAACGAGACCTCCACCGGAACCATGAATCCCCTCAAGGCAATCATGGATGTCGTGCGGGAATTTCCTGATGTCATCTCCGTTGTTGATACCGTGAGTTCCTTCAGTGTCGTATCACTCCCGAAGGACGAATGGGGCATCGATGTGATTCTTACCGGCTCCCAGAAGGCACTGGCCCTTCCGCCTGGTCTATCCCTGCTTTCCGTCTCCGAGCGTGCGATGGAACGCGCCAAGCAGATTCCTGACCGTGGTTACTATTTTGACTTCGTCGAATTCCAGAAAAACTACGAAAAGGGCATGACGCCCAGCACACCAGTGATTCCTTTAATCTATGGTTTGCGGAGTAAACTCGAAGACATTTTTGCCGAAGGTGTTGAAAACCGATTCGCAAGACACGAGCGTTTGAATAATCTGACGCGTGCCTGGGTGGAAAAGAATGGCTTTGAGCTGTTACCGCCGGCCGAGTTTGGCTCCAAGAGCCTCTGCTGCGTCAAGAACACCCGTGATCTGGATATCGCCGGCCTAAACAGCGCGTTGAAAGAACGCCACAACTGCGTGATCGACGGCGGCTATGGTAAGCTCAAAGGCAAGACTTTCCGCATCTCCAACATGGGTGACGAAACCGACGAAACGATCTCGGAATTGTTGGCCAACTTGGACGGATTGCTACCCGAGTTCTTACCAGCCTAA
- a CDS encoding HAD family phosphatase codes for MSRPLPPNPPVNLPDGDFAGYIFDCDGTLADSMPPHYRAWRYAYEKHNAKFDFTWELFYSLAGAGLHDSVRILNERFGDNLDPDAVVATQSEDLEKEFQRIEPIEPVVTLARELAKTHPVSVASGGGRVHVHETLKSVGLEGFFPVIVTKDDVANSKPAPDTFLRAAELMGVPPEKCLVFEDSKLGLKAAEAAGMEWVYIEPELYSAGSGI; via the coding sequence ATGTCGCGACCACTGCCACCCAATCCACCAGTAAATCTCCCCGATGGAGACTTTGCAGGATACATCTTTGATTGTGATGGTACCCTGGCAGACTCCATGCCACCGCATTACCGGGCCTGGCGTTATGCCTATGAGAAGCACAATGCCAAATTCGATTTCACCTGGGAACTCTTTTACTCTCTGGCAGGTGCTGGCTTGCATGATTCTGTTCGCATATTAAACGAACGCTTCGGTGACAATCTGGACCCCGATGCTGTGGTTGCAACCCAATCAGAAGATCTTGAAAAGGAATTCCAACGTATTGAGCCAATCGAGCCAGTCGTCACCCTTGCTCGCGAACTGGCCAAAACACATCCTGTTTCAGTCGCATCCGGAGGCGGGCGAGTCCATGTCCATGAAACTTTGAAATCGGTCGGGCTTGAAGGGTTCTTCCCAGTCATCGTAACCAAGGACGATGTCGCAAATAGTAAGCCAGCTCCGGATACCTTCTTAAGAGCTGCTGAATTAATGGGAGTTCCCCCCGAAAAGTGCCTTGTTTTCGAAGACAGTAAGCTCGGCCTCAAGGCCGCAGAAGCCGCCGGAATGGAATGGGTATACATTGAGCCCGAACTTTACTCTGCTGGCTCGGGGATTTGA
- a CDS encoding GxxExxY protein, translating to MHPKFQQADSLTKPVLDAAFRVHKHFGPGLLESIYQHAISRDCDIEGIPFKKEVKIPIAYRGEVFDEFIRADLFVDDCLLVELKAVEKTKPEHIAQTISYMKLLDAPIGLIINFFEPYLKNGIRRLTLTGADK from the coding sequence ATGCATCCAAAGTTCCAACAGGCAGACTCGTTGACAAAGCCTGTTTTGGATGCTGCTTTCCGCGTTCACAAACATTTTGGCCCTGGCTTGCTGGAGTCTATCTACCAACATGCAATCTCCCGTGATTGTGACATTGAAGGTATCCCATTTAAGAAAGAAGTCAAAATTCCGATCGCCTATCGAGGAGAAGTATTCGACGAATTCATTAGAGCAGATCTTTTTGTAGACGACTGCCTTTTGGTCGAGTTGAAAGCTGTAGAAAAAACCAAACCAGAACACATAGCACAAACCATCAGCTATATGAAATTGCTCGATGCGCCTATTGGACTTATAATCAACTTCTTCGAGCCCTACCTTAAGAATGGCATTAGACGCTTAACCTTGACGGGAGCTGACAAATAA
- the panD gene encoding aspartate 1-decarboxylase: MQVTLMKSKILRAEVTQADADYEGSLAIDSTYMERVGLLPYEKILVGNITNGERLETYAIPAPAGSHAFCLNGAAAHKGKKGDLLVIMSFAQMDAEEAANFHPRVIVLDDSNRTIAKERTGTSADEGLFKIV, from the coding sequence ATGCAAGTAACACTGATGAAATCCAAGATCCTCCGAGCGGAGGTGACCCAGGCTGATGCCGATTACGAGGGTAGCCTCGCGATCGACTCTACCTATATGGAACGCGTCGGGCTGTTGCCGTATGAAAAGATTCTGGTCGGCAACATCACCAATGGCGAACGACTTGAGACCTACGCCATCCCGGCTCCTGCAGGCTCCCATGCATTCTGTTTGAATGGTGCGGCTGCCCACAAAGGGAAAAAAGGCGATCTTTTGGTTATCATGTCATTTGCTCAGATGGATGCAGAGGAAGCCGCAAATTTTCATCCCAGAGTAATCGTTCTGGACGACAGCAATCGCACTATCGCAAAGGAGCGAACTGGAACAAGTGCAGACGAAGGCCTGTTTAAAATCGTCTGA